The region GGGTCAGTATAGGACAGATGATCTCTTCATTCACAATCTCAGACGTGAGTTTTTTATGATAATAATTTAGTGATAAATTAACATTCCACCAAATGGACTACTCTTTTAGTAGCTTCATCACACAAaagtaataatttaataaatataattaatatttaataaaaaataataatgattcatgttgatgtgtggcagaggtcaacacaatattgtaaagcaactgtcctccatcaaaaaaaaaaagacaaaaaaacacaaaactaaacaTAGTACATACATCATGTAATGACTATACACCATCGAAATTCTATGTGACACCTTTAACCTAAAAGTAAtgctttaaaaaaggaatatagtTTCTATGTAtctattgccaggagaaatatcaataacctcagatatgcagatgacaccatctttatggcagaaagtgaagaactaaagagcctcttgatgaaagtgaaagatgagagtgaataagttggcttaaaactcgacattcagtgTTCGCAGCCGCCGCCGCGCCGCCGTCGCTCTCCAACGCCAGCGCCGCCTCTAGCTCGCCGAGCTCCAGCCGAAGGAGAAGGGGGGTAAATAAGGAGGTCTCTATACCATGGCTCGTACAAAGCAGACTGCCCGCAAATCCACCGGTGGTAAAGCACCGAGGAAGCAACTCGCTACAAAAGCCGCTCGCAAGAGTGCGCCCTCTACTGGAGGGGTGAAGAAACCTCATCGTTACAGGCCTGGTACTGTGGCACTCCGTGAAATTAGACGTTATCAGAAGTCCACTGAACTTCTGATCCGCAAACTTCCCTTCCAGCGTCTGGTGCGGGAAATTGCTCAGGACTTCAAAACAGACCTGCGCTTCCAGAGCGCAGCTATCGGTGCTTTGCAGGAGGCAAGTGAGGCCTATCTGGTTGGCCTTTTTGAAGACACCAACCTGTGTGCTATCCATGCCAAACGTGTAACAATTATGCCAAAAGACATCCAGCTAGCACGCCGCATACGTGGAGAACGTGCTTAAGAATCCACTATGATGGgaaacatttcattctttaaaaaaaaaaaaaaaaaaattctcttcttcCTGTTATTGGTAGTTCTGAACGttagatattttttttccatggggtcaaaaggtaCCTAAGTATATGATTGCAAGTGGAAAAATAGGGGACAGAAATCAGGTATTGgcagtttttccattttcatttgtgtgtgaatttttaatataaatgcgGGGACATAAAGCATTAATGAAAGTCAAAATGTTTCAGTGAACAAGTTTCAGCAGTTCAActttataacaattataaataaacctgttaaatttaaaaaaaaaaaaaacaaaaaaaaactcgacattcagaaaacaaagatcatggcttccagtccgcagcacttcatggcaaatagatggtgaaacaatggaaacggtgacagatgttattttgggggggctccaaattcactgcagatggtgaatgcagctatgaaattaaatgtcacttgctccttggaagagaagctatgaccaacctagacagtatattaaaaaacagagacattactttgccaacaaaggtccgtctagtcaaggctatggtttttccagtggtcatgtatggatgtgacagttggactataaagaaagctgagcgccaaagaattgatgcttttgaactgtggtgttggagaagactcttgagagtcccttggactgcaaggagatccaaccagtccatcctgaaggagatcagtcctgggtgttcattggaaggactgatgttgaagctgaaactccagtactttggccacctgatgtgaagaactgactcaatggaaaagactctgatgctgggaaagattgaaggcaggagcagaaggggatggcagaggatgagatggttggatggaatcaccaactcgatggtcatgagtttgagtaagctctgggagttggtgatggacagggaggcctggtgtgctgcagtccatggggtcacaaagagtcagacatgactgagcgactgaactgaactcatacacatttttatttgtgcacaaatataaatatgtactatacattacatataatactagtcactcagtcgtgtttgactcgttgctacctcatgaactgtagtctgccagcaaggctcctctgtccatggaattctccaggcaagaatactggagtgggtagccacttccttctccaggggatcttcctggtccagggagcaaactggagtctcctgcattccaggcagattctttatcatctgagccaccagggaagcccatacattacACAGGCATGCATATATGTAgaacattttatacatatataaatgaaatatgtaagtaatatttaaagaaatatcttatttactaaatattcataaataatgGTCTTAGTTTCATTACCTATTTTGCTTGCTTGTTAAGCTTGGAAAATAGTCTCTAACCATAAGAAACTTTCTTAACAAGTTAGCTCATGttggtttttaaaaaggagaaaaagttgaaataaaatgtTGTCACCAAAACTGTGGAAGGTTTCTCTCCCTCTCAGTGTAGTgagttttttttatcattttactaTGAATGTAGGTGACATAGAGGACTGTGAAAAACAGACAGACTTTGATCTGGGACTGTGGAGAATAGAGGGCCTCCTAATCCAATAACACTGCTTCTTCCACCAAACAGAATTCCAATAAACACATGGAATTGCACAAAACTTGCCTATGGaattcttcaatttttatttacaaTCAAACttcacacattcacacatgtTTGTAAGCCAGTGTACACTGTTTAACTGATAATTTTTGGATGTCATGTTGACTGAACCCAAAGCATGTTCGTATTCTGAAAGTAATAACAGTTTGTATGGGTTTCATGTGGGGGGAAGATATACACCATGTGCTCCATGAAGGAAGTCTAGTAGATTAGTACATGAACCATAGACTATTTTCTGCATCTTAAAAGAAAGCTGCTCAGAGCTGGCTcatattttaaaagccattttttaaattgcactgGCTGCTGTAACTATCTTTTCTGGGGTTATTTAGTGCTAATAATGTGTAGTGGGTTGTTACCACATCTTACTGTAACCCAGAGAGTTTCTAGAGATACTATGGTGTCAGAACTCAGAAGGATAGCACAAAGCTATTTGCTACTTTCCCTTTATGTAGTTAGGCTGCCTGAATTTTTATTTGCCCAAATAGCAATAACATTGGCTTCAAATTCTATTTATGGAGTTTTAGTAATTAGAAATACAGTGTGTGCCCTGACTCTGTGCCCAGTCCTCTAAAACCCTTTTCCTCACCTTCTTTATCTTACAAATCTACTGTCCAATAGCCTTTTAATTATGGGACCTGACACTGAAGACAGCTTTTGATTTTCTGATTTCTGCATATGTGCAAATTGATTTAGATGATAATAAAAGGCCTTCCTTACCTTTggttctttgttattatttttaattgaagtataattgctttatagtgtgatatttctactgtatagcagtgtgaatcagccatccatatacatgtatcccctccatCCGGAACTTCCCCTCTAATCCCagtcctctaggtcatcacagagaaccaAGCCGAGCTCCTTGTGCTACACAAgattcccactagttatctactTTACACACAATAGTGTATACTGTCAATGCTACTCCaacaattcatcccaccctcccctttccgCCACCCCAGATCCACATGTCCattctacatctgtgtctgttgTAGCTGTTGTTTGTATTGATAATAATGTCCTCATTACAAACTATAGTTTACACAATATGGCACATTGTGTAAGATAAATATGCACGGGAGGGTTATTTTCCATTGTGATAATAGCACCTCCACTCTCAGAATGATGATCTGAAAGAGTGCCATGGTTCTCTTAAGTGAACAACACAAATCTTTACCTCTTCTCTCCAAAACAAGCATAAAATCCTTATCCTTGGATACAGGATACATCTTATCCTTGGATGCAAGTGTAAACACTAGTACGGTCTGTCTAGTCACTGCTCGGGCAAGCTAGAATCCTACCAGAAGCTGCCATATGTGAAGCCAATGCTTTGGATGGGCCGTGGGGTCACAGGGAATGATCAGGAAGCAAGAGGAGCAGACCTGGATTTCAGTTCGTAATGGCTCCTTGTAGCTGTGTGACTATATTTAGGTCACTTAAATTTTCTATGCCTCTTCTTTCATCAAACAGAAGTACTAACACTTCAGAGTCCTCTGAGTAACATATGTGGCGATAGATTATGAAATGAAAAACCTTAAACATCCTTAAAGTTTTGACTTTTGATAATATTAGGTTAAATCCAAAAGTGGCACTGGTAtcaacacatctttttttttcttggccattaTCCCCAGTCTTGGGCATTTTAGATGCACCAAGTAATGTCTTTTTACAGTGATTGCAAGAGGCTGTGAACATGTGTTTTCACCCGGCTTTGAGATCAGTCGACATaaagcactgtataagtttaaggtgtacaagaTGATAATCTGATATGTGTAGATGCTGTGAAGTGCCTATCATAATTTTGGTTATCACAAGAGGTTGTTAAGTTAGACTAAGCATAAGGTACTAGCTAAAGGACCTTTTTATGTGGGAAAGATTTCATgggctttaaaaacaaaatgttgatTGAATCTTGGTCTTAGTGATAAAGTGCATGATGAGTAAAATTCAGACATAATTGTAGGTAAACAAATTATCTGGTCTCCCCATAGTCCAAATGTTTGAATGcctatatctttattttaaaaatatcgggatcgggattgggaatgcatgtaaatccatggctgattcatatcaatgtatgacaaaacccactggaaaaaaaataaaaaaaaaaaaaaaaaaaaaaaagagaaaaagagaaaaaaaaataaacattggtcatacaatattcttaaaaaaaaatgatttaaatgtgTTTAACATTCTaaatatctttaagaaaatataaataaatcagctATTtccttaattaaatatttttttgcaaAGCAGGTAAATCCTATTGaatcaaatttataaataataaaaaatgactttCAACTGTTCAAATATGGATAAAACTTAAGTATATAATGCCAATATTGTGATtctcattaattttatattttatatattcaactAAACCATGTCAGACAATTTTATTGATGCTAATTGATATTACTACAATGAAAATTATCAAGGTATATCTGTGATTGCTTTTTAACCAAAAAACTGATTTATTCATAAAAGTTATTATATAATAGTTTGcccaatttatttttcattataatgaataaaaataagttgACATTTTATaattgccaggcactgttcttagttcttattttcttgaaatattgCTAACAGTTTTCTGACATTTACATTCTTCTCAATTGATTTTATCAAATAAGGAACACTGGCTTTTGGTTGCTATTTAACTTTAGCAAGAACTTCACATTCCTAATACTGAATGAAATCTTAATCTGTATAAGatagttttcagattttttaagcATGCGTAAGTCCTGGCAACCCTTCAAGGCCAAAATTAATTAAAGTATATAATGTGAAtctaggcttctcaggtggcgctaatggtgaagaacccgcctgccaatgcaggttagacataaaagacacaggttcgatccttaggtcgggaagatcccctggaggagggcacagcaacccactccagtattcttgcctggagcgtcccatggacagaggagcctggaggtctacagtccatggggtcacagagagtcagacacaactgaatgtgAATCCACCTACCTACTCTGgcaattattcattcattctttcatctattcaacaaatgttaatggAAAAACAACCTTGCCAGGCACTCATCTTAGTTCTTGTACTGCACCAATGAACAAAACAGGTTTTATCTCTGATTCATGGCTTCACTtaagacagatgagaaaactgaggtccagcatGAATAAATTACTTGTTCAAAAGCATGTGAATAgtctatttttaagtgttttcccAGGCTAGGGATACTCCCACAATTCCACACTGCTCTTCCCTCTTCCCGCCTCACCAACTCCTCACTGGCTTGTACTAAGTTTAAACATTAATTTACCATATGTGGATGTACACTTTTCTAGAGTTTGATAAAAACAACACAATgacacattcttttttagatttctttctacAGAAGGTTCCATGCGTCTTATCTTGCCAATCATAAAATAAGTAAGAACCCCCATCTTATACTTGGGCGAATCTGACAGTAATGGGCACAGAGAATTGACAGGACATACTCAATGATGGATTCCTTCTGACAcagaatcatcaggaaaatgttaAGCTATCATTACTAATTCCAATCACTGCATTCTCCTAAAATAagcctattttctgtttttaatgacCTCAGTCATATCCATCTCCCTCTAATCCTAAAATTGCCTTTGGTTAAATAGTGACACAGCCTACAAGAAATATATTAATTCTGCCtgctaatatattaataattatattagtaatacattaattttgaaataaactaCCTAACTTTATCCTAGTTTTGGCTTTCATGATTTGAACTCTCCAAAAGGAATCCCTGTTAGATGATCAAAATTTATATCAATGCTATGTCAATGGCCTGAAGGCAACTGCTTCTGAGATACAAAAAAACTGGAGAAATGTTAGAGTACACtgtagtattttgtttttttgtttgtttgcttgctttcaaATTATAGAAAATGTATTACATCTACAAAGCTTGCATGGATGCTGGTTATATTTACCATAATTTGCTTTCACTCACCATTATGTGTCAGCTTCTGTTTTATATGATTTCCCACATCACAGCTATTTTTCTACAGTAAGTAGAAAAGTAAGTATTCAGGGTTTCTCTGGAAAACACAAAGTTGAGCTCACTTCTTAAATTCCTTAggttaatacacacacacatgctacacagaaataaaaatatggataAATGCATGcatgaacatatatataaatatttatacttcCTATATCTGTGATTTTG is a window of Cervus canadensis isolate Bull #8, Minnesota chromosome 23, ASM1932006v1, whole genome shotgun sequence DNA encoding:
- the LOC122425345 gene encoding histone H3.3A — translated: MARTKQTARKSTGGKAPRKQLATKAARKSAPSTGGVKKPHRYRPGTVALREIRRYQKSTELLIRKLPFQRLVREIAQDFKTDLRFQSAAIGALQEASEAYLVGLFEDTNLCAIHAKRVTIMPKDIQLARRIRGERA